One segment of Syntrophorhabdaceae bacterium DNA contains the following:
- a CDS encoding SRPBCC domain-containing protein yields MKTYAIHHEVGIKASLKAVYQALTDTKKLAGWWTRDTRGSGSKVGDVLEFRFGDFLQKFEVVELMPGRLVRWKADKKETVEEWIGTEVAFHLNPDEKQVYVHFVHSGWRSDSGLLPHCSTKWAVFMLSLKDLLEKGKAHPYPKDVQINHD; encoded by the coding sequence ATGAAGACATACGCCATCCATCACGAAGTCGGGATCAAGGCGTCACTCAAAGCCGTTTACCAGGCATTGACAGACACGAAGAAGCTCGCGGGGTGGTGGACGAGAGATACACGCGGGAGTGGTTCAAAGGTCGGGGACGTGCTCGAATTCCGCTTTGGAGATTTCTTGCAGAAGTTTGAAGTCGTGGAACTTATGCCCGGCAGGCTTGTCCGTTGGAAGGCGGACAAGAAAGAAACTGTAGAGGAGTGGATAGGAACTGAAGTAGCCTTTCATTTGAACCCTGATGAAAAGCAGGTCTATGTGCACTTCGTTCATTCAGGCTGGCGTAGCGACAGTGGATTGCTCCCTCACTGCTCGACAAAATGGGCAGTCTTTATGTTGAGCCTGAAAGACCTTTTGGAAAAA
- a CDS encoding uroporphyrinogen decarboxylase family protein has product MDNVSVASTAEEKRAHRLEEWLNPQVEFVSPKAATSYKERAQRMIDALSVKEPDRVPVFTGVIGSMPAYEYGLDYRTVSYDYDKLTRTWDRFNEDHAVDLDSFFLPATILPSKVLDLIGYRLYNWPGHGLPNNARGFQYVEGEYMKATEYDAFLRDPSDFWLRGYLPRISTMFEAFRMLKPLTHIVELPMTDFASLALPDVQASLQALIDAGKEYAKYAQMTRPLVFKAMGSGYPLVSSTYCKAPFDTLGDTLRGTKGIMMDMYRHPDKVLAAVDRIADLTIETTIRSAEKTKSIIIVFPLHKGADGWMSQKQFETFYWPTLKKVIDALNNEGFIVQLFAEGKFDSRLDSVNEFRKGFVTWRFDQTDMAHAKAVLGGNCCIWGNLSTSLLVTGTPEQVKKRCHELIEICAPGGGYILCSGASADEIKLENLKAMIEAAREYGVYRK; this is encoded by the coding sequence ATGGATAACGTATCAGTAGCATCAACGGCGGAGGAAAAGCGAGCACACAGGCTTGAGGAGTGGCTTAACCCACAGGTTGAATTTGTGAGCCCGAAGGCGGCAACGTCCTATAAGGAGCGCGCGCAACGGATGATCGATGCGTTGAGCGTGAAGGAACCCGACAGGGTGCCCGTGTTCACCGGCGTCATCGGGTCCATGCCTGCGTACGAATATGGCCTTGATTACCGGACGGTGAGCTATGATTACGACAAGTTGACCCGCACCTGGGACCGTTTCAATGAGGACCACGCTGTCGATCTTGACAGTTTTTTCCTACCGGCAACCATTCTTCCGAGCAAGGTCCTTGATCTCATCGGCTACAGACTCTACAACTGGCCCGGGCATGGGCTTCCCAACAACGCACGGGGTTTCCAGTACGTGGAGGGAGAGTACATGAAGGCCACGGAATATGATGCCTTTTTGAGAGATCCTTCTGATTTCTGGCTCAGGGGCTACTTGCCTCGCATATCGACCATGTTTGAGGCCTTCAGGATGCTCAAGCCGCTCACCCACATTGTAGAACTTCCCATGACTGATTTTGCATCGCTTGCCTTGCCGGATGTCCAGGCGTCGTTACAGGCATTGATCGATGCAGGCAAGGAATACGCAAAATACGCGCAGATGACCAGGCCACTCGTTTTCAAAGCCATGGGTTCGGGATACCCTTTAGTTTCCAGCACCTATTGCAAGGCCCCCTTCGATACGCTGGGGGATACGCTCCGAGGTACCAAGGGAATTATGATGGATATGTATCGCCATCCGGATAAAGTGCTCGCCGCAGTAGACCGGATTGCCGATCTTACCATAGAGACCACGATCCGGAGCGCGGAAAAGACAAAGAGCATCATCATCGTTTTTCCTCTGCACAAGGGCGCCGATGGTTGGATGAGTCAAAAGCAGTTTGAGACCTTCTACTGGCCAACGCTCAAGAAAGTCATTGATGCCTTAAACAACGAAGGCTTCATCGTTCAGCTTTTTGCCGAGGGAAAGTTCGATAGCCGCCTCGATTCTGTAAACGAATTTCGGAAGGGATTTGTCACCTGGAGGTTCGATCAGACAGATATGGCGCACGCAAAGGCCGTACTGGGCGGTAACTGCTGTATCTGGGGAAATTTATCCACATCTTTACTCGTGACAGGCACGCCCGAGCAGGTGAAAAAGCGTTGTCATGAGCTCATCGAAATATGTGCACCCGGCGGAGGATATATCCTGTGCTCCGGCGCATCTGCTGATGAGATAAAGCTCGAAAACCTGAAGGCCATGATAGAGGCTGCCAGGGAATACGGCGTTTACCGAAAATAA
- a CDS encoding TRAP transporter large permease: protein MSEMMIGIVGLVVLLLLFATGIELGFAMALVGFVGFGYLNGFESAFNLLARDMYEVITNYGYTVFPLFILMGQIGFNAGIAVRLYGSANKFVGHIPGGLAMATVMGATGFKAICGSSAATSATFAGVAIPEMDRYGYDRKLSTGIVATVGTLGVIIPPSVTLIIFGIITEQSIGRLFIAGIIPGLMTALFFLGIIYAWARINPAVAPRSARSTWGERIRSLPEVLWVVLVFLVVVGGIMRGFFTPTEAGAVGTFAVLLLALVKKDMTWRRYITSVKEALRTAIMVLMLVAGSVILGHFITITNIPQHIADIVVALPIHRHLILFLIFIIYLLGGSFIDDLTFMILATPIFYPAVLKLGFDPIWFGILLGVVLMIGVVIPPVAICVFVVNNITKVPIGTIYKGVTPFLISLVVMWGLLLIFPQLALWLPSIFYR from the coding sequence ATGAGTGAGATGATGATAGGTATTGTAGGCCTCGTAGTGCTGCTTTTACTTTTTGCCACCGGCATAGAGCTTGGTTTTGCCATGGCGTTGGTCGGCTTTGTGGGGTTCGGCTATCTCAACGGCTTTGAGAGCGCCTTCAATCTCCTCGCAAGGGACATGTATGAAGTCATCACAAATTACGGGTACACGGTTTTCCCGCTTTTTATCCTCATGGGTCAAATCGGGTTTAATGCCGGTATCGCGGTAAGGCTTTACGGCTCTGCGAATAAATTTGTCGGTCATATCCCCGGCGGCCTGGCCATGGCCACGGTCATGGGAGCCACGGGATTCAAGGCTATTTGCGGCTCCTCGGCAGCTACCTCGGCTACCTTTGCCGGTGTCGCCATTCCCGAGATGGACCGGTACGGTTACGACAGAAAGCTTTCTACAGGCATTGTTGCCACGGTGGGAACATTGGGTGTCATCATACCCCCGAGCGTCACCCTCATTATATTCGGCATCATAACGGAACAGTCTATCGGCCGGCTCTTTATCGCAGGCATCATCCCCGGACTCATGACTGCGCTCTTCTTCCTTGGCATCATATATGCCTGGGCAAGGATTAATCCTGCTGTCGCGCCCAGATCAGCACGGTCTACCTGGGGCGAGAGGATACGTTCTCTCCCGGAAGTACTTTGGGTCGTCCTTGTTTTTCTTGTGGTCGTGGGCGGGATTATGCGAGGCTTTTTCACTCCTACCGAGGCCGGCGCAGTCGGTACCTTTGCAGTCCTGCTCCTCGCTCTCGTGAAAAAGGATATGACCTGGAGAAGATATATTACCTCAGTAAAAGAGGCTCTGCGCACCGCCATAATGGTCCTCATGCTGGTTGCGGGCTCGGTGATTCTGGGTCACTTTATTACCATTACGAACATTCCGCAACATATCGCCGATATAGTCGTGGCCCTGCCAATTCACCGCCATCTCATTCTGTTTCTCATTTTCATAATCTATCTGTTGGGGGGCTCGTTTATCGATGATCTGACCTTCATGATCCTCGCTACCCCTATTTTTTACCCGGCAGTCCTCAAGCTCGGCTTTGACCCCATCTGGTTCGGTATACTTTTGGGGGTCGTGCTGATGATCGGGGTTGTGATCCCTCCGGTGGCCATCTGCGTATTCGTGGTCAACAACATAACCAAGGTGCCGATAGGCACGATATACAAAGGTGTTACCCCATTTTTGATCTCTCTCGTTGTCATGTGGGGCCTGTTGCTCATCTTCCCACAATTGGCCCTTTGGTTACCTTCGATCTTTTATAGATAG
- a CDS encoding TRAP transporter substrate-binding protein, with amino-acid sequence MKKCVILLLAATFMIMGVFSSAGAAEAIKLKAANYLPATHPMSLLTGWFCDEVKKRTNGQVEITYYPGGTLLNPVKMYDGIVTGIADMGVSHISYTRGRFPVMEAFEQPLGFPSGWVATQVTTDFYNKYTPKEWSEVQVLYINTSGPLILQTVTKPVKTLQDLKGLKIRATGRMSDVVKAMGAVPIPLEMGDVYDSLRRNVIEGVTVDLSTLKYWKFADVVKYVTADWQLGTGYTFYFVMNKKKWDALPDDVKKVFTQVALEAKEKQASLWNEMDIEGRTAFKAVGGQIITLSNAEAARWIKAVQPVFAAYKKEMVSKGFKEAEIDGWISYIKERTAYWKAEEKKRAVPSPFE; translated from the coding sequence ATGAAGAAGTGTGTAATTTTATTACTGGCGGCTACATTCATGATTATGGGGGTCTTCTCAAGCGCGGGCGCCGCCGAAGCGATCAAGCTGAAGGCCGCGAACTATCTTCCCGCTACTCACCCCATGTCGCTTTTGACCGGCTGGTTCTGCGACGAAGTCAAGAAGCGCACAAATGGCCAGGTGGAGATTACGTATTACCCGGGAGGAACGCTTCTCAATCCGGTGAAGATGTATGACGGCATTGTAACGGGCATAGCGGACATGGGCGTCTCTCACATTTCTTATACCAGGGGGCGCTTTCCGGTAATGGAAGCCTTCGAGCAGCCTCTCGGCTTTCCGAGTGGTTGGGTAGCAACGCAGGTGACCACGGATTTCTACAATAAATACACCCCCAAGGAATGGAGTGAAGTGCAGGTCCTCTACATAAACACCTCGGGACCGCTCATTCTTCAGACAGTGACCAAACCCGTAAAAACCCTGCAGGATCTGAAAGGATTAAAGATAAGGGCCACGGGACGTATGAGTGACGTGGTGAAGGCAATGGGGGCCGTGCCGATCCCCCTCGAAATGGGCGATGTCTATGATTCCTTGAGGCGCAATGTCATAGAAGGAGTCACAGTGGACCTGTCCACGCTCAAGTACTGGAAATTTGCAGACGTTGTCAAGTATGTGACGGCAGACTGGCAGCTTGGTACGGGCTATACGTTCTATTTCGTGATGAACAAGAAGAAATGGGATGCCCTGCCCGATGACGTTAAGAAGGTCTTCACTCAGGTTGCCTTGGAGGCCAAGGAAAAACAGGCATCTTTATGGAACGAGATGGATATCGAGGGGAGGACCGCCTTCAAAGCCGTGGGCGGGCAAATAATCACGCTTTCGAATGCTGAGGCCGCTCGGTGGATAAAAGCCGTTCAACCGGTCTTTGCGGCATACAAGAAAGAGATGGTTTCCAAGGGATTCAAAGAAGCGGAGATCGACGGATGGATTAGCTACATCAAAGAACGCACCGCTTACTGGAAGGCCGAGGAAAAGAAGAGAGCAGTCCCCTCTCCGTTTGAATAA
- a CDS encoding TRAP transporter small permease: MKNPFGLLRFFCNAMNFVAGVALTVMMSLTVIDVLLRAASLPFVGTFEIVSLLMGIVVSFGIPQVSLDKGHVSMEFLTEKLSLRNKNLLNTFTRILCILLFAFIGYNMIKIGARFHASGEVSPTIMIPFYPLPYAVSVCCLLECFVFVSEVVTIWRGAHE; the protein is encoded by the coding sequence ATGAAGAACCCCTTCGGCTTATTGAGATTTTTCTGCAATGCCATGAATTTTGTGGCCGGCGTGGCCCTCACCGTAATGATGTCTTTGACGGTCATCGATGTGCTTCTCAGGGCCGCGAGCTTACCTTTTGTGGGAACGTTCGAGATCGTATCCCTTCTCATGGGCATAGTCGTGAGCTTCGGCATTCCGCAGGTTTCACTGGATAAGGGGCATGTTTCCATGGAGTTTCTTACTGAGAAACTCTCCCTAAGAAACAAAAACCTCTTGAACACGTTTACCCGCATCCTCTGTATTCTGCTCTTCGCCTTCATCGGCTATAACATGATCAAGATAGGGGCAAGGTTCCACGCCTCAGGCGAGGTTTCACCTACCATCATGATACCGTTCTATCCCCTTCCTTACGCCGTTTCGGTCTGTTGTCTCCTCGAGTGCTTCGTTTTTGTCTCAGAGGTCGTGACTATCTGGAGGGGCGCCCATGAGTGA